The window TGACAATATCGGAAACTTGAGTGTCGAGTGCGAGTTGACTCATTCGTTTTCCTCCTACATTCTTTTTGGCGAGAATGGTACTTGCTTTTAACTATAGATTGTTGTGTTAACGAGTAATAGTAGGGCTTTCCCTACTTAAGAAATAGACGATATATAAAGTCACGTCTGTTGATTAACCACTTTTTCACATAAAGCACCAGTAAGAATAGCATAATAGTCTACGTATGATGAAATAAAGAATTCCATTGAACCGCTACGGCGCTAGGGGATGCCTCCCGCCATAAGCCAAGCAGCTTCGCCGCCAGTCTTATGGCTTCGGCTACCCCTGTTAAGGCGCCTTCGCTCAGTTTATACACCGCATTCACTAGTTCAACATCTATAATTATAGTCAAGAAAGATTCACTTCAGGTCGCAGATTTCATCACAGCTAATGAAATATATTTTTTCACATCGACCATTCAGCGAAGGCGCGACTTCGTGGTAGCCGGAGCGATAAGACTGAAAGTGCTCTTCTTTCTGGCTTCTCGCGGGAGGCATCCACAAAGCGTCGAAGCGATATTAGCAGGATTTCTAATTCTATCCTCGTGTATTGGGACATTCGTTGATCACATCCGCTCGATTTACGTCACGCCAGATTGCAGATTTCACCACAAATAACAAAATGCGCTTTCTCAAATAGACCATCCAGCGAAGACGCTTCTTCGTGGTAGCCGGAGCGATAAGACTGAAAGCGCTCTCCTTTCCGGCTTCTCGCGGGAGGCATCCACAAAGCGTCGAAGCGATATTAGCAGGATTTCTAATTCTATCCTCGTGTATTGGGACATTCGTTGATCACATCCGCTCGATTTACGTCACGCCAGATTGCAGATTTCACCACAAATAACAAAATGTGCTTTCTCAAATAGACCATCCAGCGAAGGAGCGACTTCGTGGTAGCCGGAGCGATAAGACTGAAAGTGTTCTCCTTTCTGGCTTATCGGGGAAGGCATCCACAAAGCGCCGAAGCGGCATTAGTAGTAATTCCAATTAACTCCAAGTATTAGTTCTTTTTCAGCGACCTCCCAAAAGCCCTTATAAAGCGCATACGCCGTATTCATTTATTCAGCATATATACTTCCGAAGTTGAAAGAATAACTACCTTTCTATAGGGGTTGAAAGTACCCTAAATTCGAAGAGAAAATACTATAAAGAAAGAGTAAGCAGTCACTTTATGATTAAATTTAGTTAATAAACGAATCTGATATACAGTAATCGAGTAGGAGGGAGTGATTAACTCCCGACCTCTCACACCACCGTACATACCGTTCGGTATACGGCGGTTCAATTAAGATTGATGACGCAAAATTTCGTAACGTGATAGTAGACTTTTGAGCCCTTGGGAACTCCAATAGGAGTTTCCGAGGGTTCTATGTAATACAGGACTTTTAGAAATTCTCCAGTAACTTTTACGCGAGTTACCCCATTCGTATGCCTTATCTTTCGGCGCACCTAATCCAATGAGCTTCCTCACCTTCGTACTTGGTTTCTTCCAGTTTTTCCACATACACATTCGAAGTCTTCTTCTAATCCATGAATCGAAAGCTCTGAAAACGCTTGGCGTATCCGCCAATGCAAAATAACCGCACCACCCCATAAGGTATTGATTTAGTTTCTTGATTCGATAATCCATCGGATAGGGTTTCTTCCTAGAGGTTATCTCTCGGATTTTATTCTTCATCCGTTTCATACTTTCTTTGGCAATCCGAACCTTTGGTTCTTTATGTAAAGTAAAGCTGAATCCAAGAAACTTCCTCTTCCAAGGGCGGTCTACCGCAGATTTATTCAGGTTAACTTTCAACTTAAGCCTTCCTTCAATAAACGAAGTGACAGAACCCATGACTCGATTTCCTGCTTTCTTTGTTTTCACATAGATGTTGCAGTCGTCAGCGTATCGGACAAATTTATGTCCTCTTTCCTCCAATTCTTTGTCTAGATCATCAAGGACAATATTGGAAAGTAATGGACTGAGTGGGCCACCTTGCGGCGTACCTTCCTCATTGGTTGTCACGATACCATTTATCATAATTCCTGATTTCAAATAGTTACGGATTAGCTTAAGCAGACGTTTGTCTTCGATTCGTTTCGAAAGTGTTCCCATTAACCTGTCATGGTTCACTTTGTCAAAGAATTTCTCCAAGTCTATATCGATTACCCACCGATTACCTTCCTGCATATATCCTTTCGCTTTCCTTATTGCGCCGTGGGCGCTTCGCTTTGGTCGAAATCCATAGCTATGTTCTGAAAACGTTGGATCATACAAAGTAGTTAATACTTGGGCAATGGCTTGCTGAATGAGACGATCCGTCACGGTAGGGATACCTAATAACCGCACGCCACCGTCAGGTTTCGGGATTTCGACCCTGCGGACAGGTTGCGGCTTATAAGTACCCTCAAGAAGTTCCATTTTCATGGATTCCCAGTGTTCCAAGATGTGCTTTCGTAGGTTTTGTACGGGCATTTCATCTACACCATGGCTCCCTTTATTGCGTTCTACCCGTTTCAGGGCAGAAAGCAGATTTTCACGCGACAGTATTCGTTCCATCAACATTGGTTACGCCTCTTTCCGTGAACAACGCTTCTTCTTATGCCAGCTCTGCTCCACCATCTCGAAGTCCCCCATGGGATTCACCACTTCCTCCTTCAAGCATGCCTTATCGGTTATCTGTGTTCTTCGCAGGTTACTGAATGCCAAGATGTTGTTCTCTCTTAATTGTTCAGCCCTTCCCATTCTGCTCGAGTTCGAATGGTACTATGGCTTCTGCTGACTTCTGATTGTTCAGCTACCCATCACTGAGTAGGTTACCAAGTGTACTCGGCGTTTCAATCAGACCTCCCCAGGTAAGAACGTAGTCTTTCCCTCCACCTATCTGCTTCATTTACTGCATATGACCTTCGGCAGAAAGGGCTTTGTTTTGTTAAGCAAACTCACCCAATCATACACAGCCTTATATGAAGTTCGTGTTCCTCAGACCGGAGGTTTGCCGCTCGCTTCCTTCAGATTCCACGTCGCCATGGACACCCTTGCGTTAAGCTAACTGTTACTTCTGCCTTCACAGTTCGGGACTTGCACCCTATAGACTACGCCCATGCTGGGCGCACTTAAAAAAGCATACACGAGATACCTCGTGTACGCTTTTGTAAGACTTTAAATTATAGATCGTCGAAGCCGTTCAAATCACTTGTTTTAACGTATTGACGTGAAGATTGTTCGAAGAAGTCGGTTTTCGTATCATCAAAACTATCTACATATGCGCGAATCCATTTCATCGGATTATCAGTGAATTCTGGATAGATTTCACTGAGTCCTAGCATCCGAAGCATTTTGTTCGCACGGTATTTGACGTACCCTTCCATCTCGGCCAAGTCAATGCCCTCGATATCAGCAAGCACATAACGGCTCCAGATAACTTCCTGTTCGACGGAATGTTTGAACTGATCATAAATCCAAGCTGTAAATTCATCTGTATTCTGTTCAGGATTTTCCGCAAGTGCTGCACGGAATATATCGCTGATCGCTTTACCGTGCTGCAACTCATCACGGTTGATGTACGAAATCATTGTCGATGTGCCGACCATTTTTTGGTTGCGTGCCAGATTGTAGAAAAATGCAAAACCGCTATAGAAAAATAAGCCTTCAAGCAGCGTCGTATAGACCATCGCTTTCAATGCCGATTCAATTGTCGGACGCTCTGCGAAATCGTTGTAGACTTCGACAATACGCTCATTCCGTTTCAATAACACTTCATCTGAGCGGCCCATTTCAAATGAAGCCATCTGCTTATTAAGTGTCGTAACTGATGAAAGAACATACGCATAGCTGTGATTATGTTCGCTTTCCTGATCAGCGATGGTAGCCATAATTGATTTAACAGATGGATCGGTTGTATAGTCCGCCATTTTTAACGCAATTGTCGTCTGCGGACCGTCAAGTGTCGCGAGTAAGCCGATGATTTTAAGGAATGCATCTTGCTCCGGCTGTGTCAGCGTCGCAAATTGCTTGACGTCTTGCGTCATATCGACTTCATTTGCCGTCCAGAATAGTGAACGGATTTGCTGTCTTAATGTATAGAAATGGGGATGTGCGATATCATTCCAATTTAGGATACCGCTCGCCTTCCCACCGAAAATAGCCGTTGATTTATTTGGATGTGCTGGTTCTAGCACTTTTACTCGTTTAAGTTTTTCCAATGTCTGATGACTCCCTTCGACCATTCAATTACTTTCTCTTCTTGTACGCCGCGCGGGCTTTGTTCGATTTTAAGCGGCTCATAAGTTGATCCGTAAAACCGGGCCAACTTCACTGCGGCGTGGCAAAATAATGTATCGCCACCAAATTGGGTATCACCCGTTCCAAAGACGTATACATTATCCGGTTTATAACCTACGTCTGCTACAAAATCTTTTACTTCGTCAGGCGTTGCGCCTTGCTCCCACGTGAACGATCCAAAGAGCATCACATCGAAATGGCGGGGATTCGGAATTGTGCCCCCACCGATTCGATATGTGACAACATCTATATTTTCCGACACTAACGTTTCTTCAATCATTTCAGCAACTTCTTGCGTGTTTCCGCTCCACGATGCGTAAACGATTAAGAATGACACCATTCACACTCTTCAATATCCGTTGCAGTTGAACGTGTATAGTACGTTGTTTTCATACCAGACTTCCACGCTTGCAAATGAAGTTCAAGCAGAACGGATGCACGGATTGTATTCGGAACATAGATGTTGAAAGAGATAGCCTGGTCAATATGGCGCTGTCTTGCTGCGTTTTGTTTAATCGACCAACGCTGATCGACGATATACGCGGAGCGGCGGTAAACGTCGTATGTGTTGTGATTAAGATCAGGTGCAACAACCGGAAGTTTATAGTCTTTCTTCTCTTCATGATAGAACGGTTTGAAAACCGGGTCGATTGATGCAGTTGATCCTGCAATGATAGACGTCGAGCTATTTGGCGCGACTGCCATCAAATAACCATTTCGCATTCCGTTTGCTGCCACGTCATTACGGAGTTCATGCCATTCCTTCGAATCGTAGTTTTTGTTGTCGAAATAAACGCCGGACTGCCAGTCGGATCCCTCAAATAATGGATATGAACCTTTTTCCGTAGCCAGTTCCATTGAAGCTTTTATCGTCAAGTAAGCAATCTTCTCATATAGTTTGTCCGCATAATCCACTGCTTCGTTTGATTCCCATTGTATATTTTGCAGGGCAAGCAAGTGATGCCAGCCAAATGTCCCTAGACCGATTCCGCGGTAACGAGCGTTAGTCCGTTGTGCTTGAACGACCGGTATTTTA of the Sporosarcina sp. FSL K6-1508 genome contains:
- the ltrA gene encoding group II intron reverse transcriptase/maturase, which encodes MLMERILSRENLLSALKRVERNKGSHGVDEMPVQNLRKHILEHWESMKMELLEGTYKPQPVRRVEIPKPDGGVRLLGIPTVTDRLIQQAIAQVLTTLYDPTFSEHSYGFRPKRSAHGAIRKAKGYMQEGNRWVIDIDLEKFFDKVNHDRLMGTLSKRIEDKRLLKLIRNYLKSGIMINGIVTTNEEGTPQGGPLSPLLSNIVLDDLDKELEERGHKFVRYADDCNIYVKTKKAGNRVMGSVTSFIEGRLKLKVNLNKSAVDRPWKRKFLGFSFTLHKEPKVRIAKESMKRMKNKIREITSRKKPYPMDYRIKKLNQYLMGWCGYFALADTPSVFRAFDSWIRRRLRMCMWKNWKKPSTKVRKLIGLGAPKDKAYEWGNSRKSYWRISKSPVLHRTLGNSYWSSQGLKSLLSRYEILRHQS
- a CDS encoding ribonucleotide-diphosphate reductase subunit beta, with the translated sequence MEKLKRVKVLEPAHPNKSTAIFGGKASGILNWNDIAHPHFYTLRQQIRSLFWTANEVDMTQDVKQFATLTQPEQDAFLKIIGLLATLDGPQTTIALKMADYTTDPSVKSIMATIADQESEHNHSYAYVLSSVTTLNKQMASFEMGRSDEVLLKRNERIVEVYNDFAERPTIESALKAMVYTTLLEGLFFYSGFAFFYNLARNQKMVGTSTMISYINRDELQHGKAISDIFRAALAENPEQNTDEFTAWIYDQFKHSVEQEVIWSRYVLADIEGIDLAEMEGYVKYRANKMLRMLGLSEIYPEFTDNPMKWIRAYVDSFDDTKTDFFEQSSRQYVKTSDLNGFDDL
- a CDS encoding flavodoxin; this encodes MVSFLIVYASWSGNTQEVAEMIEETLVSENIDVVTYRIGGGTIPNPRHFDVMLFGSFTWEQGATPDEVKDFVADVGYKPDNVYVFGTGDTQFGGDTLFCHAAVKLARFYGSTYEPLKIEQSPRGVQEEKVIEWSKGVIRHWKNLNE